The DNA window TCATCAGGTCGACCACATTGACCATGCGAACCTTCAACTCGGGCAGATGCTCGCGCAATAGCTTGATTGCGGCCAAGGTTTCCAGAGTGGGCACATCACCGGCCGCGGCCATGACGACGTCGGTTTCTCCGCCGGCGTCGTTGCTGGCCCAATCCCAAATGCTGATACCTGCCGTGCAATGCCGTACGGCCTGATCCATCGAAAGCCATTGCGGCGCGGGATGCTTGCCGGCGACCACCACGTTTACATAGTTCCGGCTCTTTAAGCAGTGGTCGGTCACAGAGAGCAGGCAGTTGGCATCGGGCGGAAGGTAAACGCGCACGACTTCCGCCTTCTTGTTTACCACCACGTCGATAAAGCCCGGGTCCTGGTGCGTAAAGCCGTTGTGATCCTGCCGCCAGACGTGCGATGCTAGCAAGATGTTTAACGAGGCAATGGGCCGGCGCCAGGGAATCTCGCGCGTCACCTTTAGCCACTTGGCATGTTGGTTGAACATCGAATCGATAATGTGAATAAAGGCTTCATACGAGTTGAACAGTCCATGCCGGCCGGTCAGCAGATAACCTTCGAGCCAGCCTTCGCATTGATGCTCGCTGAGAATTTCCACCACGCGGCCATCGCGCGCCAGGTGATCGTCGATCGGGATGCGATCGGCGTCCCACTGGCGCTCGGTAACTTGAAACACATCGCCGAGCCGGTTCGACATGGTTTCGTCAGGACCAAAGATGCGGAAATTGCGCACCGTTTTGTTATGTGAAAGTACGTCGCGCAAATACCCGCCCAGCACGCGCGTGTCTTCGCCATCGACGGCGCCCGGTGCCGGCACGTCGACGGCATAGTCGCAGAAGTCGGGAAGTAATAGATCTTTGAGCAGTAGTCCGCCGTTGGCCTGCGGATTGGCTCCCATGCGGCGTTCGCCATGCGGGGCAAGTTCGGCCAGCTCGGGCATCAGACGGCCCTCGCTATCGAACAGTTCGGCCGGTCGATAGCTGCGCAGCCAGTGGTCCAATTGCGCCAAGTGCTGCGGATTGCGCTTCGGGTCCGAAAGGGGGACCTGGTGCGCGCGAAATGTTCCCTCGACCTGCAGGCCATCGACGATCTTGGGGCCGGTCCAGCCCTTGGGCGTTTGCAGAACAATCATCGGCCAGCGCGGACGCGGAGCATCGGCATTCACACGCGCGTCGGATTGAATCTGACGAATATCGTCGAAGACCGCGTCCAGTGTGGCGGCCATTTGCTGGTGTATCACGGCTGGATCATCTCCCACCACAAAATACGGTTTGTAGCCGTACCCGCGCATTAGCATTTCCAACTCTTCGCGGCTGATGCGCGCGAGGATCGTCGGATTCGAGATCTTGTAGCCGTTCAGATGCAGGATCGGCAGCACGGCGCCGTCGGTCGCCGGGTTCAGGAACTTGTTGCCGTGCCAACTGGTGGCGAGCGGGCCGGTCTCGGCTTCGCCGTCGCCGATCACGCAGGCGACAACGAGTGCGGGATTATCGAACACGGCGCCGTACGCATGACTCAGACTGTAGCCAAGCTCGCCCCCTTCATGGATCGATCCGGGCGTTTCGGGGGCGACGTGGCTGGGGATCCCACCGGGGAAAGAGAACTGCTTGAAGAGATGCTTCAGCCCCGCTTCGTCCTGCGAGACGCGCGGGTACAACTCGCTGTAGGTTCCTTCGAGATAGGTGTTCGCCACCAGGGCCGGGCCACCGTGCCCTGGTCCCGCGATGTAAATCATGTCGAGATCGCGGTCGCGAATCATACGATTCAAGTGGACGTAGACAAAATTCTGCCCCGGCGTTGTTCCCCAGTGCCCCAGCAGGCGCGGCTTGATGTGGGCAGGCTGTAGTGGCTCTTTGAGCAGCGGATTGTCGTACAAGTAAATCTGGCCGACGGATAGATAATTGGCCGCCCGCCAATAGCCATCCATGCGTCGCAGCTGATCGGCCGACAGGGGCTGGGCCGACGAAATCGGGCTCGCCGCTGCCTGGCTACTGTCGGAAGTCGCGGCGCCGGTGCGGGCAGGCGAGGATGGTGGCAGCGACTGCTTGCTCGTCGAAGATGAGTGCATGGCGGATAAACTCCATTACCGTAGGGATCGCGCGCTAGGTCGAGGGGGGCCGTGGCAACTCTGCCAATATCCGTTTGACGTCGCGGGCGATCATGGATTCTTCGTCCGTATGGATGACACGGACGGCGCAGCAGGCGTTGTCGGCCGAGATCAGTCCGGCGCCGCGTGCATTGCGCTGTTCGTCCAGCCGAATACCGAGAAAGTCGAGCGCCTGGCAAATCTCGGCACGAACTTCAACTGAATTCTCGCCAATTCCGCCGGCAAACACCAGCGAGTCGACGCCGCCTAGCGCCGCGGCCATCGCGCCGATCCATTTGCGCGCTTGATAACAGAACACGGCGATGGCGTCGCGGGCCCGCGAATCGGTGGCGCGTCGATCGAGCAGATCGCGCACGTCGGCGCTGGTTTCCGAGAGTCCTAACAGTCCCGAGCGCCGGTTGACTAACTCGTCGAGTGCGTCGGCGCTCAATTGTTCACTACGGACAAGGTGCACCAGAACGCCGGGATCTAGATCGCCGCTGCGGGTGCCCATGACGAGGCCGGCCGTGGGCGTAAAGGCCATGGTCGTATCGACGCACTTTCGCTCATGCACGGCGGCCATGCTCGCACCGTTGCCCAAGTGCGCCAGGATCACGCGCCCGGCGGCCTCTTGTGGGCTGGTCACGCGCGCGAGTTCTTCCATCAAGTACGCGTATGAGATCCCGTGGAAGCCGTAGCGTCGGATGCCGGCCTCGAAATAGTGGAGAGGAAGCGGAAGCAGCGCCGCCACGCGTGGCAGATCGCGATGAAAAGCCGTATCGAAGCAAGCCACCTGGGCGACCGTTGGCAATCGTCGACCGCAACCCTCGATCAAAGCAATCTCACCCGGCAAATGTTCAGGATCGAGTGGACAGAGCCTGCGGAGTTCGTCGACCACGGCCGGCGTGACCAGCTGCGTTGCGGTGTACCTGGCTCCTCCATGGACGATGCGGTGACCGATGCCGGTGATGCTAGTTAAACCGACGCGACGGTCGAGCCATTCAAGCAATTGCCGCGCGGCGGAGTCGGGATCGGCGGCTTCGATCGGCCGCGGAGCCTCGGCGGCGCTACCGGCTGTCTTGGTGGTGAGCGTGGTTCCGCTCTGCCCTATGCGTTCGATCTTGCCCGAGGTGCATCGCGTGGGCGGATCGCCTGGCGCAAACAGGGCGAACTTGATGCTCGACGAACCACCGTTAAGTGTGAGAATCGACGAGCCCATGCTAGGCGATACCAGGGTGCCGCGAAGAGTCCATCCGCTGACAGTATAGCGGAGAACCGGCCTTCAGAAACAAATAGTTGCGGCACAACTGTGAGGGAACAGTGAGCCGAGGCCGCGCGTCGCTGCGCCAAAAAAAGCTTGGCGCTTTTGTTCCCAGCTACGCCGAAACTAGGCACTGGCGTGTACGATTTTGGCCAGTTCCCGTGTCGGGTGGGGGACATGAAGTTTTGGCAGGTCCAGGCCAACACACGTGAGCAATGTACGGGCGCGTGCGGCGTACGTGTGATCGCGCAT is part of the Pirellulales bacterium genome and encodes:
- a CDS encoding phosphoketolase family protein, with the protein product MHSSSTSKQSLPPSSPARTGAATSDSSQAAASPISSAQPLSADQLRRMDGYWRAANYLSVGQIYLYDNPLLKEPLQPAHIKPRLLGHWGTTPGQNFVYVHLNRMIRDRDLDMIYIAGPGHGGPALVANTYLEGTYSELYPRVSQDEAGLKHLFKQFSFPGGIPSHVAPETPGSIHEGGELGYSLSHAYGAVFDNPALVVACVIGDGEAETGPLATSWHGNKFLNPATDGAVLPILHLNGYKISNPTILARISREELEMLMRGYGYKPYFVVGDDPAVIHQQMAATLDAVFDDIRQIQSDARVNADAPRPRWPMIVLQTPKGWTGPKIVDGLQVEGTFRAHQVPLSDPKRNPQHLAQLDHWLRSYRPAELFDSEGRLMPELAELAPHGERRMGANPQANGGLLLKDLLLPDFCDYAVDVPAPGAVDGEDTRVLGGYLRDVLSHNKTVRNFRIFGPDETMSNRLGDVFQVTERQWDADRIPIDDHLARDGRVVEILSEHQCEGWLEGYLLTGRHGLFNSYEAFIHIIDSMFNQHAKWLKVTREIPWRRPIASLNILLASHVWRQDHNGFTHQDPGFIDVVVNKKAEVVRVYLPPDANCLLSVTDHCLKSRNYVNVVVAGKHPAPQWLSMDQAVRHCTAGISIWDWASNDAGGETDVVMAAAGDVPTLETLAAIKLLREHLPELKVRMVNVVDLMKLQPATEHPHGLPDKDFDSYFTRDKPVIFAFHGYPTLIHRLAYRRANHDNMHVRGYKEEGTITTPFDMAVLNDLDRFHLVMDAIDRLPQVGDKGAYVKQFCRDKLIDHKRYIRTYGEDMPEIRNWRWRD
- a CDS encoding acetate/propionate family kinase, whose protein sequence is MGSSILTLNGGSSSIKFALFAPGDPPTRCTSGKIERIGQSGTTLTTKTAGSAAEAPRPIEAADPDSAARQLLEWLDRRVGLTSITGIGHRIVHGGARYTATQLVTPAVVDELRRLCPLDPEHLPGEIALIEGCGRRLPTVAQVACFDTAFHRDLPRVAALLPLPLHYFEAGIRRYGFHGISYAYLMEELARVTSPQEAAGRVILAHLGNGASMAAVHERKCVDTTMAFTPTAGLVMGTRSGDLDPGVLVHLVRSEQLSADALDELVNRRSGLLGLSETSADVRDLLDRRATDSRARDAIAVFCYQARKWIGAMAAALGGVDSLVFAGGIGENSVEVRAEICQALDFLGIRLDEQRNARGAGLISADNACCAVRVIHTDEESMIARDVKRILAELPRPPST